The following are encoded together in the Vigna angularis cultivar LongXiaoDou No.4 chromosome 9, ASM1680809v1, whole genome shotgun sequence genome:
- the LOC108323182 gene encoding seed linoleate 9S-lipoxygenase-like: MSSIVEKKKLVKGRVVLIRKSVVETISSVQGLVATGIKIINDSPELDITKSVSFKLISRNKSENACKLAGKVGKDAYLENNVSVLRTLKETLEEFDIYFEWDDKDMGTPGAFYVTNLMDQEFFLVSMTIEYSTQTSEHDQNHIHFDCNSWIHNHKCYKTDRIFFANIPYLPGKTPEQLKAYREEELKNLRGDGKGKREKWDRIYDYDVYNDLGFLDSDGQQDHPVLGGLKYPYPRRVRTGRNVIHNNKNGGNYEEQAEVYYVPRDENFSDEKTAEFFILAKKALGGSVEPLLLSLYLKTTSNEFNGFEEVLKMYEGGVNLPLSITGNGNPSVLDFPTPDVIKESKFAWMTDEEFAREMIAGVNPLVIRLLKKEELALPKNTSCNCIQRSTVTKEILEKNMNGVKVDKAFANNKLFILDYYEAFMAYLGKINDLPSAKAYATRTFLFLQDDGTLKPLAIELNKPHQCPCDHPNVETTVVLPADKGVESTIWLLAKAHVVVNDTNYHQLISHWLHTHAVIEPFAISTNRNLSVLHPIYKLLHPHFRDTLNINSLARKSLISAGSVIEQTFLPGPYSMEMSSAIYKNWVFADQALPKDLIKRGLAFEDDANDLKLVIEDYPYAVDGLEIWNATKLWVQDYVALYYSDDQAIQGDAELQAWWKEVVEKGHGDLKAQWSKMHTSHDLVETCTTIIWIASALHAAVNFGQYPYGGYIMNRPTQSRRWIPKPGTQEYDEMTKNPQEAYLKTITPKYQAVVDLSVMELLSTHASDEVYLGQRNSLDWTAHQEAKDLFRRFTDDLRKIENEISDRNSNEGLKNRTGPVKMPYTLLLPTSKPGMTFRGIPNSVSI; the protein is encoded by the exons ATGAGTTCAATagtggaaaagaaaaagttggtGAAGGGGAGGGTGGTGTTGATACGGAAGAGTGTGGTTGAAACCATAAGCAGTGTTCAGGGTCTTGTTGCCACTGGCATCAAGATAATTAACGACTCACCCGAACTTGATATCACTAAGTCTGTGTCTTTCAAGTTGATTAGTCGTAACAAGTCAGAGAATG CTTGTAAATTAGCTGGGAAAGTTGGAAAGGATGCCTATTTGGAGAATAATGTTTCTGTGTTGCGAACTTTGAAAGAGACACTGGaagaatttgatatttattttgaatgggATGATAAAGATATGGGAACTCCAGGTGCATTTTATGTAACAAACTTAATGGATCAAGAGTTCTTCCTTGTTAGTATGACTATTGAATATTCAACTCAAACAAGTGAACACGACCAGAACCATATTCATTTTGACTGTAACTCCTGGATTCACAACCATAAGTGTTACAAAACGGATCGCATATTCTTCGCCAACATT CCATATCTTCCTGGTAAGACGCCGGAGCAATTAAAAGCGTACAGAGAAGAAGAGTTGAAGAATTTAAGGGGAGATGGAAAAGGAAAGCGTGAGAAATGGGATAGGATTTATGATTATGATGTCTATAATGATCTGGGCTTTCTTGACAGCGATGGACAACAAGATCACCCAGTTCTTGGAGGCCTCAAATATCCCTACCCTCGTAGGGTTAGGACTGGGAGAAACGTTATCCACAATAACAAAAATG GTGGTAACTACGAGGAGCAAGCTGAGGTTTATTATGTGCCAAGAGATGAAAATTTCAGTGACGAGAAGACTGCAGAATTCTTTATATTAGCAAAGAAAGCTTTAGGTGGAAGCGTCGAACCTTTGCTCCTATCTTTGTATTTAAAGACCACATCAAATGAATTTAATGGCTTCGAAGAAGTGCTGAAAATGTATGAAGGTGGAGTTAATCTGCCTCTATCTATCACTGGAAACGGTAATCCAAGTGTCCTTGACTTCCCAACTCCTGATGTAATCAAAG AGAGCAAGTTTGCATGGATGACTGATGAAGAATTTGCAAGAGAGATGATTGCCGGTGTAAACCCTCTTGTAATTCGGCTTCTTAAA AAGGAGGAGCTCGCATTGCCAAAGAACACATCATGCAACTGTATTCAACGCAGTACAgtaacaaaagaaatattggAGAAAAACATGAATGGAGTCAAAGTAGATAAG GCATTTGCTAATAACAAATTGTTCATATTGGATTACTATGAAGCATTCATGGCGTATTTGGGGAAGATAAATGACCTTCCTTCTGCAAAGGCTTATGCCACCAGGACATTCTTGTTCTTACAAGATGACGGCACATTGAAACCACTTGCTATTGAATTAAACAAGCCACATCAATGTCCATGTGATCATCCGAATGTCGAGACCACAGTGGTGCTGCCTGCAGACAAAGGTGTCGAAAGTACAATTTGGTTATTGGCCAAAGCTCATGTTGTTGTAAATGACACCAACTATCATCAGCTCATAAGCCACTG GTTACATACTCACGCAGTGATAGAGCCATTTGCCATATCAACAAACAGGAATCTCAGTGTACTTCATCCCATTTACAAACTCCTTCATCCTCACTTCCGTGACACCCTCAATATAAATTCACTTGCCAGGAAGTCTCTAATTAGTGCAGGTAGCGTTATAGAGCAAACTTTTTTACCTGGACCATATTCTATGGAGATGTCTTCTGCTATATACAAGAATTGGGTTTTCGCTGACCAAGCATTACCAAAGGATCTTATCAAAAG AGGTTTGGCGTTTGAGGATGACGCTAATGACCTTAAGCTAGTGATAGAGGACTATCCTTACGCTGTTGATGGATTAGAAATATGGAATGCTACTAAGCTCTGGGTACAAGACTATGTCGCTCTGTATTATTCGGACGATCAGGCAATTCAAGGAGATGCTGAATTGCAAGCATGGTGGAAGGAAGTTGTGGAGAAGGGTCACGGTGATTTAAAAGCACAATGGTCTAAAATGCATACTTCTCATGATCTGGTTGAGACTTGCACTACCATTATATGGATTGCTTCAGCTCTTCACGCCGCTGTTAACTTTGGACAGTATCCTTATGGAGGTTATATCATGAACCGTCCTACACAAAGCCGAAGATGGATCCCAAAACCAGGAACTCAAGAGTATGATGAGATGACAAAGAATCCTCAAGAAGCTTATTTGAAaacaattactccaaagtaccaGGCCGTTGTTGATCTTTCAGTAATGGAGCTACTATCAACCCATGCTTCAGACGAGGTGTATCTTGGACAAAGGAACAGTCTGGATTGGACTGCCCATCAAGAAGCAAAAGATTTGTTTAGAAGATTTACAGATGACTTAAGAAAAATTGAGAACGAAATCTCAGATAGGAACAGCAATGAAGGACTTAAAAATCGTACTGGACCAGTCAAAATGCCCTACACTCTGCTGCTTCCTACCAGCAAACCAGGGATGACTTTTAGAGGAATCCCTAACAGTGTCTCTATCTAA